The Coriobacteriia bacterium genome includes a region encoding these proteins:
- the folD gene encoding bifunctional methylenetetrahydrofolate dehydrogenase/methenyltetrahydrofolate cyclohydrolase FolD, with the protein MTATIIDGKAIAAKRRAAVAEHVRELVARGVTPGLAVVIVGEDPASQIYVRNKHKACDEVGIRSFQYELPQTTTQEELLALVRELNGRGDVHGILVQFPLPAHLDEDVVIEAIGLDKDVDGFHPESIGRLVVGKDTFVSCTPAGVMVLLEESGVDLTGKDVVVVGRSNNVGKPAALLALARNATVTTCHSRTRDLAGHVRSADVVIVAIGRAEMIKGDWIREGAVVIDIGMNRTEDGRLVGDVEFETAKERASAITPVPGGVGPMTIAMLLENTVKSAARVADSE; encoded by the coding sequence GTGACTGCAACGATCATCGACGGGAAGGCTATCGCGGCGAAGCGGCGCGCAGCCGTAGCGGAGCACGTGCGCGAGCTCGTCGCGCGCGGCGTGACGCCGGGTCTGGCGGTCGTCATCGTCGGCGAGGACCCCGCTTCGCAGATCTACGTCCGCAACAAGCACAAGGCTTGCGACGAAGTGGGCATCCGCTCGTTCCAGTACGAGCTTCCACAGACCACCACGCAAGAGGAACTGCTCGCGCTCGTGCGCGAGCTGAACGGCCGTGGCGACGTCCACGGCATCCTCGTGCAGTTCCCGCTCCCCGCCCATCTCGACGAGGACGTGGTGATCGAGGCGATCGGTCTGGACAAGGACGTCGACGGCTTCCACCCCGAGAGCATCGGCCGGCTCGTGGTCGGCAAGGACACGTTCGTGTCGTGCACGCCGGCAGGCGTGATGGTCCTGCTCGAAGAGTCCGGGGTGGACCTCACCGGCAAGGACGTGGTGGTCGTCGGGCGCAGCAACAACGTCGGCAAGCCCGCCGCGCTGCTCGCGCTCGCGCGCAACGCCACCGTCACGACGTGCCACTCGCGAACACGCGACCTGGCGGGCCATGTGCGCTCGGCCGACGTCGTCATCGTCGCCATCGGCCGAGCGGAGATGATCAAGGGCGATTGGATCCGCGAGGGCGCCGTGGTCATCGACATCGGGATGAACCGCACCGAGGACGGCCGTCTCGTGGGAGACGTCGAGTTCGAGACCGCCAAGGAACGGGCCTCCGCGATCACCCCGGTCCCCGGGGGCGTGGGTCCGATGACGATAGCCATGCTGCTCGAGAACACCGTCAAGTCCGCCGCCAGAGTCGCGGACTCGGAGTAG
- a CDS encoding AAA family ATPase, translating to MAFTIALAGKGGTGKTTMAALLVRALRELGARSVLAVDADPNACLHEALGLEVERSVGDITEEMLRLADDNRPGGMDKETWLELNVNRYVVESTECDLLSMGRPEGSGCYCYANNLVRACMDDLSRSYEYVIMDNEAGLEHLSRRTTRNVDLLLLIADPSVRGIRTARTLDELAGELGIAVGARYLVVDRAQEPLDPVLLEAVAATGIPLLGTVPSDDGVTRCDLLGTGLFDLPDDSPSLAAVKEMVTRAVPVLSGASV from the coding sequence ATGGCCTTCACCATCGCGCTTGCCGGCAAGGGCGGGACCGGCAAGACGACCATGGCGGCGCTGCTCGTGCGCGCCCTGCGCGAGCTGGGCGCGCGTTCCGTACTCGCGGTGGACGCCGACCCCAATGCGTGTCTTCACGAGGCGCTCGGGCTGGAGGTGGAGCGGTCCGTGGGCGACATAACCGAGGAGATGCTCCGGCTCGCCGACGACAACCGTCCGGGAGGCATGGACAAGGAGACGTGGCTCGAGCTCAACGTGAACCGCTACGTGGTCGAGTCGACCGAGTGCGACCTGCTCTCGATGGGCCGTCCCGAAGGCTCGGGATGCTACTGCTACGCGAACAATCTCGTGCGAGCATGCATGGACGACCTGTCGCGCAGTTATGAGTACGTGATCATGGACAACGAAGCCGGTCTCGAGCACCTCTCGCGGCGGACCACGCGCAACGTCGACCTGCTGCTCCTCATCGCCGACCCGAGCGTGCGCGGCATCCGCACCGCCCGTACGCTCGACGAGCTCGCCGGCGAGCTCGGGATAGCCGTTGGCGCGCGCTACCTCGTCGTCGATCGCGCCCAAGAGCCGCTCGACCCCGTGCTCCTGGAGGCCGTCGCGGCCACTGGCATCCCTCTGCTCGGCACCGTCCCCAGCGATGACGGCGTGACCCGCTGTGATCTGCTCGGCACGGGCCTGTTCGACCTGCCCGACGACTCTCCGTCGCTCGCCGCCGTCAAGGAGATGGTCACCCGTGCGGTGCCCGTCCTCTCCGGCGCGAGCGTCTGA
- a CDS encoding formate--tetrahydrofolate ligase: protein MKSDLEIAQEATLRPITEVAAEIGISEDHLEMYGKFKAKIALDVLGSLADRPQGRYIDVTAINPTPLGEGKTVTTVGLGQALKHIGKNVITCIRQPSLGPVFGIKGGAAGGGYSQVIPMEDFNLHLTGDVHAVTMANNLLAAYIDNHLHHGNVLDIDPYSITWRRVVDLNDRALRNVVVGLGGKLDGPPRETGWDISVASEVMAILAMATDLGDLRARLGRIVIGTDRSGQPVTAEDLKCAGAMAVLMRDAVKPNLMQNLEGGAVLVHAGPFANIAQGNNSIIADKIALRIADYVVTESGFGADMGAEKFMNIKCRASGLVPDCVVIVATVRALKAASGKFQVIPGKPLDARLLTEDLDSIAEGIVNLEVHVENMKKFGVPVVVAVNHFPTDTEAEHAFIKERALCAGADSAVTHKVHAGGGAGGEELATAVVAACEMPKEFKLLYPDDASIKEKIETIAREIYRADGVDYLPAAEAKIRLYTDLGYGSLPICMAKTHLSLSHDPTLKGRPTGWRLPIRDIRASVGAGFLYPLCGDMRTMPGLPKTPAGDNIDLDADGNVVGLF from the coding sequence ATGAAGTCGGATCTGGAGATCGCCCAGGAAGCGACCTTGCGGCCCATCACCGAAGTCGCTGCCGAGATCGGCATCTCGGAGGACCATCTCGAGATGTACGGCAAGTTCAAGGCGAAGATAGCGCTCGACGTCCTCGGCTCGTTGGCCGACCGTCCCCAGGGCCGCTACATCGATGTGACCGCGATCAACCCTACGCCGCTGGGCGAGGGCAAGACGGTCACCACGGTCGGCCTCGGTCAGGCGCTGAAGCATATCGGCAAGAACGTCATCACCTGCATCCGGCAGCCGTCGCTGGGTCCGGTCTTCGGCATCAAAGGCGGTGCGGCCGGTGGCGGCTACTCGCAGGTCATCCCGATGGAGGACTTCAACCTCCACCTGACCGGCGACGTCCACGCCGTCACGATGGCCAACAACCTGCTCGCCGCCTACATCGACAACCACCTCCACCACGGCAACGTCCTCGACATCGATCCCTACTCGATCACATGGCGGCGGGTGGTGGACCTCAACGATCGCGCGCTCCGCAACGTGGTCGTCGGCCTCGGCGGGAAGCTGGACGGTCCGCCTCGCGAGACCGGCTGGGACATCTCGGTCGCGAGCGAGGTCATGGCGATCCTGGCGATGGCGACCGACCTCGGGGACCTTCGCGCGCGCCTGGGCCGCATCGTCATCGGCACCGACCGCTCGGGCCAGCCCGTCACCGCCGAGGACCTGAAATGCGCGGGAGCGATGGCGGTGTTGATGCGGGACGCCGTCAAGCCGAACCTGATGCAGAACCTGGAGGGCGGCGCGGTACTCGTGCACGCCGGCCCCTTCGCCAACATCGCGCAGGGCAACAACTCCATCATCGCCGACAAGATCGCACTCAGGATCGCGGACTATGTGGTGACGGAGTCCGGTTTCGGCGCCGACATGGGCGCCGAGAAGTTCATGAACATCAAGTGCCGCGCTTCGGGGCTCGTTCCCGACTGCGTGGTCATCGTCGCGACCGTGCGCGCTCTCAAGGCCGCATCGGGCAAGTTCCAGGTCATCCCCGGCAAGCCGTTGGACGCCCGGCTGTTGACCGAGGACCTCGACTCGATCGCCGAAGGCATCGTCAACCTCGAGGTCCACGTCGAGAACATGAAGAAGTTCGGCGTACCGGTGGTGGTCGCGGTCAACCACTTCCCCACCGACACGGAGGCCGAGCACGCCTTCATCAAGGAGCGCGCGCTCTGTGCGGGCGCCGATTCCGCCGTCACGCACAAGGTCCACGCGGGCGGTGGGGCGGGAGGCGAGGAACTCGCGACGGCCGTCGTCGCTGCATGCGAGATGCCCAAGGAGTTCAAGTTGCTCTACCCGGACGACGCCTCGATCAAGGAGAAGATCGAGACCATCGCCCGCGAGATCTATCGCGCGGACGGTGTGGATTACCTGCCCGCCGCCGAGGCCAAGATCAGGCTCTACACCGATCTCGGCTACGGCAGCCTGCCGATCTGCATGGCGAAGACCCACCTGTCGCTGTCGCACGATCCGACGCTCAAGGGCCGGCCCACCGGCTGGCGCCTGCCGATCCGCGACATCCGAGCCAGCGTCGGCGCCGGGTTCCTCTACCCGCTGTGTGGCGACATGCGTACCATGCCGGGACTCCCGAAGACCCCCGCAGGCGACAACATCGACCTCGACGCCGACGGCAACGTCGTCGGGCTGTTCTAG
- the cooS gene encoding anaerobic carbon-monoxide dehydrogenase catalytic subunit, which produces MSDESTATESDEYSIDPTTAQMLKIADDLGIETAFSRSRSIKPCSTGATGGCCKLCAMGPCRLIGKHERGVCGADRETIAARNFVRQVAAGASAHSDHGREVALALRGIATGEIEGGSIADTIKLAKVAGYMGIDIAGKDVSQLALEVADCALAQFGQQTGELVYIGRAPKKRQDLWRKYGVVPRGVDREVVEAMHRTAAGTDQNHLTLLDGAVKCALASGWGGSMLATDLQDILYGTPQALRSSANLGVLSEEKVNILIHGHEPLLASMIIDVAHEAEMIALAESVGAKGINIAGICCTANESLMRKGVPPAGNMLQQELAVLTGAVEAMVVDVQCIFQGLNEVASHFHTKLISSSPKARVGDSEHIVVDEHKPMEAARAIVRAAIENFPNRKDTHIPHVSEPIVAGFSHEYIRYMLGGKMRASLTPLNENIVNGRIRGVAAVVGCSNPRAVQDYAVVNVVRELIANNVLVVVTGCAAITSGKHGLLTPETMEFAGETLREVCETVGIPPVLHMGSCVDNSRILTVLADVAATGGLGDDIAGLPAVGLSPEWFSEKALEIATYAVASGVHVIFGGVGSPVANSPIVTEYMISGWTERYGGSLRFITEPQDMVVATLDLIDAARKALKIDVAAERVLFDMDMRRELSV; this is translated from the coding sequence ATGTCCGACGAATCCACCGCCACCGAGTCCGACGAATACAGCATCGATCCGACAACGGCCCAGATGCTCAAGATCGCCGACGACCTCGGGATAGAGACGGCGTTCTCGCGGTCGCGCTCCATCAAGCCGTGCTCGACCGGTGCGACCGGGGGATGCTGCAAGCTGTGCGCGATGGGACCGTGTCGCCTCATCGGCAAGCACGAACGCGGCGTCTGCGGCGCCGATCGCGAGACGATCGCCGCGCGCAACTTCGTGCGGCAGGTCGCAGCAGGGGCCTCCGCGCACTCGGATCACGGTCGCGAAGTCGCTCTGGCACTGCGCGGGATCGCCACCGGAGAGATCGAGGGCGGCTCCATCGCCGACACCATCAAGCTGGCCAAGGTCGCCGGGTACATGGGTATCGACATCGCCGGCAAGGACGTGAGCCAGCTCGCGCTCGAAGTGGCCGACTGCGCCCTAGCGCAGTTCGGCCAGCAGACCGGCGAGCTGGTCTACATCGGTCGCGCACCGAAGAAGCGCCAGGACCTGTGGCGCAAGTACGGCGTGGTGCCGCGCGGCGTCGACCGCGAGGTGGTCGAGGCGATGCACCGCACGGCGGCCGGTACCGACCAGAACCACCTGACCCTGCTCGACGGAGCCGTGAAGTGCGCGCTCGCGAGCGGCTGGGGCGGTTCGATGCTCGCCACCGACCTGCAGGACATCCTCTATGGGACCCCGCAGGCGTTGCGCTCCTCCGCCAACCTCGGCGTTCTCTCCGAGGAGAAGGTGAACATCCTCATCCACGGTCACGAGCCGCTGCTCGCCTCGATGATCATCGACGTCGCGCACGAAGCGGAGATGATCGCGCTGGCCGAGTCGGTGGGCGCCAAGGGCATCAACATCGCCGGCATCTGCTGCACCGCCAACGAGTCGCTCATGCGCAAGGGCGTCCCGCCCGCGGGCAACATGCTCCAGCAGGAGCTCGCAGTCCTGACGGGCGCCGTCGAAGCGATGGTCGTCGACGTGCAGTGCATCTTCCAGGGCCTGAACGAGGTCGCCTCGCACTTCCACACCAAGCTCATCTCCTCGAGTCCGAAGGCGCGCGTCGGCGACTCCGAGCACATCGTCGTCGACGAGCACAAGCCCATGGAGGCCGCGCGAGCCATCGTCCGCGCCGCGATCGAGAACTTCCCGAACCGCAAGGACACGCACATCCCTCACGTGTCCGAGCCGATAGTCGCCGGCTTCAGCCACGAGTACATCCGCTACATGCTCGGCGGCAAGATGCGCGCTTCGCTCACGCCGCTGAACGAGAACATCGTCAACGGCAGGATCCGCGGCGTGGCGGCGGTCGTGGGCTGCTCGAACCCGCGTGCCGTCCAGGACTACGCGGTCGTCAACGTGGTGCGCGAGCTCATCGCCAACAACGTGCTCGTCGTGGTGACCGGCTGCGCCGCGATCACGAGCGGCAAGCATGGCCTGCTCACCCCCGAGACGATGGAGTTCGCGGGCGAGACGCTGCGGGAGGTCTGCGAGACCGTGGGCATCCCGCCGGTCCTGCACATGGGCTCGTGCGTCGACAACTCGCGCATCCTCACAGTCCTCGCCGACGTCGCGGCGACCGGGGGACTCGGCGACGACATCGCGGGTCTGCCCGCGGTGGGGCTCTCGCCCGAATGGTTCTCGGAGAAGGCGCTCGAGATCGCCACATATGCCGTGGCCTCTGGGGTCCACGTCATCTTCGGCGGCGTGGGCTCTCCGGTCGCGAACAGTCCGATCGTCACCGAGTACATGATCTCGGGCTGGACCGAGCGCTACGGGGGCAGCCTTCGCTTCATCACCGAACCGCAGGACATGGTCGTCGCCACACTCGACCTCATCGACGCCGCGCGCAAAGCGCTCAAGATCGATGTGGCCGCCGAACGCGTCCTGTTCGACATGGACATGAGGAGGGAACTCAGTGTCTAA
- a CDS encoding ASKHA domain-containing protein, with protein MPRVTFMPDGVTLTVSSGESLLRAAMMADVGVSASCGGDGTCGKCRMVVEHGKVDGSSSTKLTTEQVEKGYVLACLSSVTEDVAVRIPIESLPGAAPVHGAGRRLVNTVLSAEDHAVRLPPIKLHAPIFKAALDLQEPDLTDNAADATRVRQALRRGYGVRGATISLDALRRLPSLAREGGWTVTAFVAEPCEAGPCISGFHAGDTSARQFSAAVDIGTTTVEVALIDVVTGHVVARHAAYNAQVSRGEDVITRVIAADSEEGLEELHGLAIKSVSDLIALCFEEAGADPEDLVSYVTAGNTVMTHLLLGISPASIRTSPYVPPASSFPWVRARSLGLPGSAATRVVPLPCPASWLGGDVVAGVVAAGIPWRDKLTLFIDVGTNGEIVLGNSEWLVSCSCSAGPAFEGGGIRHGMRAAEGAIEQVRIDPATLEPSIMTIGSASPIGICGSGLIDTVCDLFLCGAIDRTGKFAVEPDGGRIRDGEHGREYVLVHAGDSGTGHAITLGEVDIDNLMRAKAAIYAGICVLIESLDVTIGDISEVVVAGGFGHYLDLERVTALGMVPEMDPGDFVFLGNGSLLGATLCVRSREMLEQARSVAEMMTYLELSVNAGFMDHYVSALFLPHTDLSAFPRTEALRAQRSGVRGVS; from the coding sequence ATGCCGCGAGTGACGTTCATGCCCGATGGAGTGACCCTCACCGTCTCGTCAGGTGAGAGTCTCCTTCGCGCCGCCATGATGGCGGACGTGGGTGTGAGCGCTTCGTGCGGTGGCGACGGCACGTGCGGCAAGTGCCGGATGGTCGTCGAGCACGGCAAGGTCGACGGGTCGTCGTCGACGAAGCTGACCACCGAGCAGGTCGAGAAGGGCTACGTGCTCGCCTGTCTCTCGTCGGTGACGGAAGACGTCGCGGTGCGCATCCCCATCGAGTCGTTGCCGGGGGCCGCACCCGTTCATGGCGCCGGGCGGCGGCTCGTCAACACCGTGCTGTCGGCGGAGGACCATGCGGTCCGGCTTCCGCCGATCAAGCTGCACGCGCCCATCTTCAAGGCCGCGCTCGATCTGCAGGAACCCGATCTGACCGACAACGCCGCCGATGCCACCCGCGTGCGCCAGGCGTTGCGCCGGGGCTACGGCGTGCGCGGCGCGACGATCTCGCTCGACGCCCTGCGGCGCCTGCCCTCGCTCGCCCGCGAGGGCGGCTGGACGGTCACGGCGTTCGTCGCCGAGCCGTGCGAGGCGGGACCGTGCATCTCCGGGTTCCACGCGGGAGATACGAGCGCGCGGCAGTTCTCGGCGGCGGTGGACATCGGCACGACGACCGTGGAGGTAGCGCTGATCGACGTCGTGACCGGCCATGTGGTGGCCAGACACGCAGCATACAACGCGCAGGTCTCGCGAGGCGAAGATGTCATCACCCGGGTCATCGCCGCCGACAGCGAGGAGGGTCTGGAGGAGCTGCACGGTCTCGCCATCAAGAGCGTGTCGGATCTCATCGCGCTGTGCTTCGAGGAGGCCGGGGCCGACCCGGAAGACCTCGTGTCGTACGTCACCGCCGGCAACACCGTCATGACGCACCTGCTGCTCGGCATCTCGCCCGCGAGCATCCGCACATCGCCCTACGTCCCTCCCGCGTCGTCCTTCCCGTGGGTGCGGGCGCGCTCCCTCGGGCTCCCGGGTTCGGCCGCTACCCGCGTCGTGCCGCTGCCGTGCCCGGCGAGTTGGCTCGGCGGCGACGTCGTGGCCGGCGTCGTCGCGGCGGGTATCCCTTGGCGCGACAAGCTGACGCTCTTCATCGACGTGGGGACGAACGGCGAGATCGTGCTCGGCAACAGCGAATGGCTGGTGTCGTGTTCGTGCTCGGCAGGTCCCGCGTTCGAGGGCGGAGGCATCCGACACGGGATGCGCGCCGCGGAAGGGGCCATCGAGCAGGTACGCATCGACCCGGCGACGCTCGAGCCCTCGATCATGACGATCGGCTCGGCCAGCCCTATCGGCATCTGCGGCAGCGGGCTCATCGACACGGTGTGCGACCTCTTCCTATGCGGTGCGATCGACCGTACGGGCAAGTTCGCCGTGGAGCCCGACGGCGGCCGCATCCGCGACGGGGAACACGGGCGCGAGTACGTGCTCGTCCACGCCGGCGACTCGGGGACCGGCCACGCCATCACCCTGGGTGAGGTCGACATCGACAACCTCATGCGCGCGAAGGCCGCCATCTACGCGGGCATCTGCGTTCTGATCGAGAGCCTTGACGTGACCATCGGCGACATCAGCGAGGTCGTGGTCGCGGGAGGCTTCGGCCACTACCTGGACCTGGAGCGCGTCACCGCCTTGGGCATGGTGCCCGAGATGGACCCGGGCGACTTCGTGTTCCTCGGCAACGGTTCTCTGCTCGGCGCCACGCTGTGCGTCCGTTCGCGGGAGATGCTCGAGCAGGCGCGCTCGGTCGCCGAGATGATGACCTACCTCGAGCTCTCGGTGAACGCCGGCTTCATGGACCACTACGTCTCGGCTCTCTTCCTGCCGCACACGGACCTGTCGGCGTTCCCGCGCACGGAGGCGCTCCGAGCGCAGCGTTCCGGTGTTCGGGGGGTGAGCTAG
- the cdhD gene encoding CO dehydrogenase/acetyl-CoA synthase subunit delta, with product MTYQDPVERPTGSIREVTLGAGAGAVTVGGESALPFYLFDGAMPNRPRIAMEVFDLVPDGWSATLTDALGAVISDPVAWARACVDDWGADMVCVQLAGTDPNGADRSPDEAAETVKAVVAAVGVPVVVYGSGNSEKDGEVLKKVAEAVTGTVIAIGPATEDNYKPITAAAMGYGHAVIASTPIDVNMAKQLNILMTQMGLPAERILVDPSVGAVGYGVEYAYTVMERLRLAALSQNDDMTQMPMICNLGKEAWRSKEARATEEDEPAWGDASKRGVLWETTTAVTLALAGADVLVMRHPEAVATVRTAMDTLLDQ from the coding sequence GTGACGTACCAGGATCCGGTCGAGAGGCCGACCGGCAGCATCCGTGAGGTGACGCTCGGCGCAGGTGCCGGAGCCGTGACCGTGGGCGGAGAGTCCGCGCTGCCGTTCTACCTGTTCGACGGCGCGATGCCGAACCGGCCGCGCATCGCGATGGAGGTCTTCGACCTCGTCCCCGACGGCTGGTCGGCGACGCTGACCGACGCGCTCGGCGCCGTGATCTCGGACCCGGTCGCGTGGGCCCGCGCCTGCGTCGACGACTGGGGCGCCGACATGGTGTGCGTCCAACTCGCCGGTACCGACCCCAACGGAGCGGATCGTTCTCCCGACGAGGCCGCCGAGACCGTCAAGGCCGTCGTGGCTGCGGTCGGTGTCCCCGTCGTGGTGTACGGCTCGGGCAACTCGGAGAAGGACGGCGAGGTCCTCAAGAAGGTGGCCGAAGCGGTCACCGGGACCGTCATCGCCATCGGTCCGGCCACCGAGGACAACTACAAGCCCATCACGGCAGCGGCCATGGGCTACGGCCACGCGGTCATCGCTTCGACGCCCATCGACGTCAACATGGCGAAGCAGCTGAACATCCTCATGACCCAGATGGGCCTGCCCGCCGAGCGCATACTCGTCGACCCGTCGGTCGGCGCGGTCGGTTACGGGGTCGAGTATGCGTACACGGTCATGGAGCGGTTGCGTCTGGCCGCCCTGAGCCAGAACGACGACATGACGCAGATGCCGATGATCTGCAACCTGGGCAAGGAGGCGTGGCGCTCGAAAGAGGCTCGCGCCACCGAGGAGGACGAACCGGCCTGGGGCGACGCCTCCAAGCGCGGAGTCCTATGGGAGACGACGACCGCCGTCACGCTGGCTCTCGCCGGTGCCGACGTACTCGTGATGCGCCACCCCGAAGCGGTGGCGACCGTCCGCACGGCGATGGACACGCTGCTAGACCAGTAG
- a CDS encoding septal ring lytic transglycosylase RlpA family protein, whose product MKVRNDPPRPGRSLARSAGALALVTAMLLASGTLTPATAQAVTAPRPATRAVRWDAARVSWYGPGFYGRSMAGGGRLTRASMVVAHRYLPFGTRIQFAYRGQTTVAVVQDRGPYVGGREFDLGPGVARRLRFSGVGRVRFRILGR is encoded by the coding sequence GTGAAGGTACGTAACGATCCACCCCGGCCTGGCCGCTCACTCGCCCGGTCCGCCGGCGCTCTCGCGCTGGTGACGGCGATGCTCCTCGCGAGCGGCACGCTCACCCCGGCGACGGCGCAAGCCGTCACGGCCCCCAGGCCCGCGACGCGCGCCGTCCGCTGGGACGCCGCGCGCGTCTCGTGGTATGGCCCCGGCTTCTACGGCCGCTCGATGGCCGGTGGCGGGCGCTTGACGCGGGCGAGCATGGTCGTCGCCCACCGGTACCTGCCGTTCGGTACACGCATCCAGTTCGCATACCGGGGCCAGACGACGGTCGCCGTCGTGCAGGACCGCGGTCCCTACGTCGGAGGACGGGAGTTCGACCTCGGGCCGGGCGTCGCTCGCAGGCTGCGTTTCTCGGGAGTGGGAAGGGTGCGCTTCCGCATCCTGGGCCGGTAG
- a CDS encoding phage holin family protein has product MPRRGPKASKTESASSGPQPAPAADAPKRDGVSGVIDAAADLLQTFVDWLRQEAEALVREKVVKPIQRLGLTLAAASAAGCLAVFGLMFVAVGLFMLLGQAIGYAWALLLIGGVYLVGSLVFVAIKVRMMQK; this is encoded by the coding sequence ATGCCGAGACGCGGCCCCAAGGCGTCGAAGACCGAGAGCGCGAGCAGCGGACCGCAGCCGGCGCCGGCTGCCGACGCGCCGAAGCGCGACGGCGTCTCGGGTGTCATCGACGCGGCGGCGGACCTTCTCCAGACGTTCGTCGACTGGCTGCGCCAGGAGGCGGAGGCCCTGGTCCGGGAGAAGGTCGTCAAACCGATCCAGCGCCTCGGCCTCACCCTGGCGGCCGCTTCCGCCGCGGGGTGTCTCGCCGTCTTCGGCCTGATGTTCGTGGCGGTGGGCCTCTTCATGCTGCTCGGGCAGGCCATCGGTTACGCGTGGGCGCTGCTTCTCATCGGTGGGGTCTACCTCGTGGGCTCGCTCGTTTTCGTCGCGATCAAGGTGAGGATGATGCAGAAGTGA